From the Acidobacteriota bacterium genome, one window contains:
- a CDS encoding RluA family pseudouridine synthase, which produces MPASVWRTIDLDRGDHGVRVDRVLLRHLRDERAISRNRIQKWIDAGDVLVNGTPPSRAAWRVQAGDEVRVRVEHLQPRTRPAAQAMDLDVLYEDGDLLALNKPAGLVVHPSYKNTGGTLMNGVLERAKTWPDGSRPSLLGRLDKDTSGVVVVAKRPAVHAALQRAMDARRIEKDYAAIVWGRPSPQRGTIDLALDRDPWDRRRITVTDRGGQPSVTKYERLAVTPSTLGTFSLVRCRLITGRTHQIRVHLSARGWPIVGDGVYGRKRKGGEPAPLDEIAYAFPRQALHAWRLLLRHPTTGEPIEIVAPLPDDMRTLAHALGLPAVALA; this is translated from the coding sequence GTGCCCGCCTCAGTCTGGCGAACGATCGATCTCGACCGTGGCGACCACGGCGTCCGGGTCGATCGGGTCCTGCTTCGCCACCTGCGCGACGAGCGGGCGATCTCGCGCAACCGCATCCAGAAGTGGATCGATGCCGGCGACGTGCTGGTGAACGGTACGCCGCCGTCTCGCGCGGCCTGGCGGGTGCAGGCTGGCGACGAGGTCCGGGTCAGGGTTGAGCACCTGCAGCCCCGCACCAGACCGGCGGCGCAGGCGATGGACCTGGACGTGTTGTACGAGGATGGCGATCTGCTGGCGCTCAACAAGCCGGCCGGCCTGGTCGTGCATCCTTCTTACAAGAACACCGGCGGCACGCTGATGAACGGTGTGCTCGAACGCGCCAAGACTTGGCCTGACGGATCGCGGCCGAGCCTGCTCGGCCGCCTGGATAAGGACACCTCGGGGGTGGTGGTGGTCGCCAAGCGTCCGGCCGTGCACGCTGCCCTGCAACGCGCCATGGATGCCCGGCGCATTGAGAAGGACTACGCGGCGATTGTCTGGGGGCGGCCGTCACCCCAGCGCGGCACCATTGACCTGGCCCTCGACCGCGACCCGTGGGATCGCCGCCGCATCACGGTGACCGATCGCGGTGGCCAGCCGTCGGTGACGAAGTACGAACGGCTGGCTGTCACCCCGAGCACCCTAGGCACCTTCTCGTTGGTTCGCTGCCGGTTGATTACCGGCCGGACCCACCAGATTCGCGTACACCTCTCGGCGCGCGGCTGGCCCATCGTCGGCGACGGAGTTTATGGGCGCAAGCGTAAGGGCGGAGAACCGGCGCCGCTCGACGAGATCGCGTACGCCTTCCCACGCCAGGCCCTGCATGCGTGGCGGCTGTTGCTGCGGCATCCCACGACCGGCGAGCCGATTGAAATTGTTGCACCGCTGCCAGACGACATGCGGACGCTCGCCCACGCGCTGGGCTTGCCCGCCGTAGCTTTAGCGTAG